A genome region from Manihot esculenta cultivar AM560-2 chromosome 5, M.esculenta_v8, whole genome shotgun sequence includes the following:
- the LOC110615576 gene encoding LEAF RUST 10 DISEASE-RESISTANCE LOCUS RECEPTOR-LIKE PROTEIN KINASE-like 1.2 isoform X1, whose amino-acid sequence MDPLCFFISHKPFFTCSPAPFFFFFFFFFFTMAEQSLTPEQKFKACAPATCGKGPNISFPFRLSDSQDSFCGYPNFNLTCKHEYPVLRISNDDYIIKDVFYTNQIFLVASALAFEEDTCSIPLHNLTLDLTPFNVSPNYVDLFLLYNCTSKPREYPTYPISCATNSTAYSFAGFHVEDLELFSNYSLDSCNYFVNAPLHPSGDSSSFVGKNYTDILKMGFLLNWTAHNCSTCERSGGRCGFENHEFVCFCHYRTHPNSCDDGHPNVKLKVIIGVVAALVGAVITFILFFIYLRRKRKPYAPSSFVSQSTTSDFSSKSDIEKGHYFRVPEFTYSELEEATNNFDSAKELGEGGFGTVYYGKLRDGRAVAVKRLYENNYKRVEQFMNEIDILNRLHHQHLVSLYGCTSRHSRELLLVYEYIPNGTVADHLHGESAKPGALQWCTRMKIAVETASALAYLHASDIIHRDVKTNNILLDDNFCVKVADFGLSRLFPLDVTHVSTAPQGTPGYVDPEYHECYQLTDKSDVYSFGVVLIELISSLPAVDITRHRHEINLSNMAINKIQSDALHELVDHNLGFESDYAVKSMITAVAEMAFQCLQSAKELRPSMEQVLETLKEIQNKDYSIEKKTQEVDIPSDDVGLLKSCQLPPSPDTVMMKWISTSTTPNFSG is encoded by the exons ATGGATCCTCTCTGCTTCTTCATATCCCATAAACCATTTTTCACTTGTTCCCCTGctcccttctttttctttttcttcttcttcttcttcactatGGCCGAGCAATCGTTGACACCCGAGCAAAAGTTCAAGGCCTGTGCACCAGCAACCTGCGGCAAAGGCCCAAACATAAGCTTCCCTTTTCGCTTATCTGACTCTCAAGACTCCTTCTGTGGCTACCCGAATTTCAACCTCACTTGTAAGCATGAATACCCAGTTCTCAGAATCTCCAATGATGACTATATCATTAAAGATGTTTTCTATACCAATCAGATCTTCCTCGTAGCTAGTGCTCTTGCCTTTGAGGAGGACACATGTTCAATTCCTTTGCATAATTTGACCCTCGATCTAACTCCCTTTAATGTTAGTCCCAATTATGTTGATCTTTTCTTGTTGTACAATTGTACCTCAAAGCCTAGAGAGTACCCTACATATCCCATAAGCTGCGCTACAAATTCTACTGCTTATTCTTTTGCTGGGTTTCACGTTGAAGATTTGGAGTTATTCTCCAACTATTCTTTGGACTCGTGCAACTATTTCGTTAATGCTCCTTTGCACCCTTCTGGAGATTCTTCTAGCTTCGTTGGTAAGAATTATACAGATATTTTGAAGATGGGTTTCCTCTTGAATTGGACCGCCCATAATTGCAGCACTTGTGAGAGAAGTGGAGGTCGTTGCGGATTTGAGAATCATGAATTTGTTTGTTTTTGTCATTATCGAACTCATCCCAATTCCTGTGATGATG GCCATCCAAATGTGAAATTGAAAGTTATCATAG GTGTTGTGGCAGCTCTTGTAGGTGCTGTCATAACCTTCATTCTCTTCTTCATCTATCTACGTCGCAAGAGAAAACCATATGCTCCATCATCCTTTGTCTCTCAAAGCACCACATCAGATTTCTCCTCAAAGTCGGACATTGAGAAAGGACACTACTTTAGGGTCCCTGAGTTCACCTATTCCGAACTTGAAGAGGCAACTAATAATTTTGATTCCGCGAAGGAACTTGGAGAGGGAGGTTTTGGCACAGTATATTATG GAAAACTCCGAGATGGGCGTGCTGTTGCAGTCAAACGTTTATATGAGAACAATTACAAGAGAGTTGAGCAGTTCATGAATGAAATTGACATCCTAAATCGCTTGCACCATCAACATCTTGTCTCACTATATGGGTGCACGTCTCGCCACAGCCGCGAACTCCTACTAGTATATGAGTACATTCCCAATGGCACAGTTGCTGATCATCTTCATGGAGAGAGCGCTAAGCCTGGTGCACTCCAGTGGTGTACTCGAATGAAAATTGCTGTGGAGACTGCTAGTGCATTGGCATATCTCCATGCTTCAGATATTATCCATCGCGATGTGAAAACCAACAACATTCTTCTTGACGACAATTTTTGTGTTAAAGTTGCAGATTTTGGATTGTCTCGCCTCTTTCCATTGGATGTCACCCATGTTTCAACTGCTCCACAAGGAACTCCAGGTTATGTTGATCCAGAGTATCATGAATGCTATCAGCTGACTGATAAGAGTGATGTCTATAGTTTTGGGGTGGTCTTGATTGAGCTTATATCATCTTTGCCTGCTGTTGATATCACTCGGCATCGCCACGAGATTAATTTGTCCAACATGGCAATCAATAAGATCCAAAGTGATGCATTGCATGAACTCGTAGACCATAATCTGGGGTTTGAATCAGATTATGCTGTAAAAAGCATGATAACTGCAGTGGCAGAGATGGCATTTCAATGTCTGCAAAGTGCAAAGGAGTTGAGACCATCTATGGAACAAGTGTTAGAGACTCTAAAGGAGATACAAAATAAGGACTACAGCATAGAAAAAAAGACACAGGAGGTAGATATTCCATCAGATGATGTTGGGTTGTTGAAGAGCTGTCAGCTGCCGCCTTCTCCCGATACAGTCATGATGAAATGGATCAGCACTTCAACTACACCTAATTTCAGTGGTTAA
- the LOC110615576 gene encoding LEAF RUST 10 DISEASE-RESISTANCE LOCUS RECEPTOR-LIKE PROTEIN KINASE-like 1.2 isoform X3, which translates to MGGHLFLLPHVHSFFILFFLLIFVPTSYCEPDEDFSECLAPFSCGNLSDELYYPFWSDSRSQICGLEGFKLQCQEGRYPIISINNEDYYVKWVDLLQRNMTIARVDLSEDVCPRDDIASTTMTGTPFSYVPQLENITLFYDCQNQITMVPVTYKITCGRNREQPNAFYTTEELLRVWNIKQLPLCLRVEVPVPRVDAEEVSGGLEALRTVLNQGFNVTYNSDSSCGTSFNTNFFRCICNEQPDLIGCPKGHPNVKLKVIIGVVAALVGAVITFILFFIYLRRKRKPYAPSSFVSQSTTSDFSSKSDIEKGHYFRVPEFTYSELEEATNNFDSAKELGEGGFGTVYYGKLRDGRAVAVKRLYENNYKRVEQFMNEIDILNRLHHQHLVSLYGCTSRHSRELLLVYEYIPNGTVADHLHGESAKPGALQWCTRMKIAVETASALAYLHASDIIHRDVKTNNILLDDNFCVKVADFGLSRLFPLDVTHVSTAPQGTPGYVDPEYHECYQLTDKSDVYSFGVVLIELISSLPAVDITRHRHEINLSNMAINKIQSDALHELVDHNLGFESDYAVKSMITAVAEMAFQCLQSAKELRPSMEQVLETLKEIQNKDYSIEKKTQEVDIPSDDVGLLKSCQLPPSPDTVMMKWISTSTTPNFSG; encoded by the exons ATGGGTGGCCATCTCTTTCTGCTGCCCCATGTACACTCCTTCTTCATCCTCTTCTTTCTCTTAATCTTTGTTCCGACATCTTATTGTGAACCCGATGAGGATTTTTCAGAGTGCTTGGCACCGTTCAGCTGTGGAAACCTCTCAGATGAGCTTTATTATCCTTTCTGGAGCGATAGTCGATCTCAAATTTGTGGTCTTGAAGGGTTCAAGCTGCAGTGCCAAGAAGGTCGATACCCTATTATATCTATAAATAACGAAGATTATTATGTAAAGTGGGTAGATCTACTCCAACGAAATATGACCATTGCTCGAGTGGATTTGTCGGAAGATGTTTGTCCACGTGATGATATCGCCAGCACGACCATGACCGGGACTCCGTTCAGTTATGTGCCACAGCTTGAAAACATCACTCTGTTCTACGATTGCCAAAACCAGATAACCATGGTTCCGGTTACATACAAAATTACTTGTGGTAGAAATCGGGAACAACCGAATGCATTTTATACAACTGAGGAGCTTTTGAGAGTTTGGAACATAAAGCAGCTCCCACTTTGTCTCAGAGTGGAAGTTCCTGTTCCAAGAGTGGATGCTGAAGAAGTTAGCGGTGGACTGGAAGCTTTACGGACAGTTTTGAACCAAGGGTTTAATGTAACCTAcaattctgattcttcctgCGGCACCAGCTTTAATACGAACTTTTTCAGATGCATTTGCAATGAGCAGCCCGATCTTATTGGGTGTCCAAAAG GCCATCCAAATGTGAAATTGAAAGTTATCATAG GTGTTGTGGCAGCTCTTGTAGGTGCTGTCATAACCTTCATTCTCTTCTTCATCTATCTACGTCGCAAGAGAAAACCATATGCTCCATCATCCTTTGTCTCTCAAAGCACCACATCAGATTTCTCCTCAAAGTCGGACATTGAGAAAGGACACTACTTTAGGGTCCCTGAGTTCACCTATTCCGAACTTGAAGAGGCAACTAATAATTTTGATTCCGCGAAGGAACTTGGAGAGGGAGGTTTTGGCACAGTATATTATG GAAAACTCCGAGATGGGCGTGCTGTTGCAGTCAAACGTTTATATGAGAACAATTACAAGAGAGTTGAGCAGTTCATGAATGAAATTGACATCCTAAATCGCTTGCACCATCAACATCTTGTCTCACTATATGGGTGCACGTCTCGCCACAGCCGCGAACTCCTACTAGTATATGAGTACATTCCCAATGGCACAGTTGCTGATCATCTTCATGGAGAGAGCGCTAAGCCTGGTGCACTCCAGTGGTGTACTCGAATGAAAATTGCTGTGGAGACTGCTAGTGCATTGGCATATCTCCATGCTTCAGATATTATCCATCGCGATGTGAAAACCAACAACATTCTTCTTGACGACAATTTTTGTGTTAAAGTTGCAGATTTTGGATTGTCTCGCCTCTTTCCATTGGATGTCACCCATGTTTCAACTGCTCCACAAGGAACTCCAGGTTATGTTGATCCAGAGTATCATGAATGCTATCAGCTGACTGATAAGAGTGATGTCTATAGTTTTGGGGTGGTCTTGATTGAGCTTATATCATCTTTGCCTGCTGTTGATATCACTCGGCATCGCCACGAGATTAATTTGTCCAACATGGCAATCAATAAGATCCAAAGTGATGCATTGCATGAACTCGTAGACCATAATCTGGGGTTTGAATCAGATTATGCTGTAAAAAGCATGATAACTGCAGTGGCAGAGATGGCATTTCAATGTCTGCAAAGTGCAAAGGAGTTGAGACCATCTATGGAACAAGTGTTAGAGACTCTAAAGGAGATACAAAATAAGGACTACAGCATAGAAAAAAAGACACAGGAGGTAGATATTCCATCAGATGATGTTGGGTTGTTGAAGAGCTGTCAGCTGCCGCCTTCTCCCGATACAGTCATGATGAAATGGATCAGCACTTCAACTACACCTAATTTCAGTGGTTAA